One window of uncultured Trichococcus sp. genomic DNA carries:
- a CDS encoding DedA family protein, producing MEQFGYFGVAFLIMIENLFPPIPSEVILTFGGFMTTTTELNIPLMIVAATIGAVIGAAILYGVGTLLDVERLDKIVDKYGNFLRITHEDIHKADSWFDRYGFWTVFFCRFVPLIRSLISLPAGMANMNFGLFLLFTTIGTVIWNTVLIYLGAAVGSQWETIVHYMDIYSNIAYVIIAIVGVAVIIWYIRKRKQTVKAD from the coding sequence ATGGAGCAATTTGGCTACTTCGGTGTAGCATTTTTGATTATGATCGAAAACCTTTTTCCGCCGATCCCATCCGAGGTCATCTTGACTTTTGGCGGGTTCATGACAACCACCACGGAGCTCAACATCCCCTTGATGATCGTCGCCGCTACAATCGGAGCCGTGATTGGGGCTGCGATTCTTTATGGAGTCGGTACCCTTTTGGATGTCGAAAGATTGGATAAGATCGTCGACAAGTACGGCAACTTCCTGCGCATCACACATGAGGATATCCACAAAGCGGATTCCTGGTTCGATCGCTACGGTTTCTGGACGGTCTTCTTCTGCCGTTTCGTACCGTTGATCCGGAGCCTGATTTCTTTGCCGGCCGGAATGGCCAACATGAACTTCGGCCTTTTCCTTCTGTTCACGACGATCGGTACCGTCATCTGGAATACCGTCCTGATTTACTTGGGCGCGGCGGTCGGGTCGCAATGGGAAACGATTGTGCATTACATGGACATCTATTCCAACATCGCCTATGTCATCATCGCTATTGTCGGGGTTGCCGTCATCATTTGGTATATCCGCAAAAGAAAACAGACCGTCAAGGCAGACTGA